Proteins encoded within one genomic window of Ascaphus truei isolate aAscTru1 chromosome 8, aAscTru1.hap1, whole genome shotgun sequence:
- the LOC142501612 gene encoding uncharacterized protein LOC142501612, with product MEVLEHICTSGNNPKDAGVVSRQNDRRNLFAERGCCKRQSNFVYIGQDISGSPVSVDVGLCRSHCGVPQRINSYSSGFPGLSKHSSMLDFLKNKKLRERVPDPPLTSGSEPSCPLESSCQPTKVGLERVLLFQGIQEVEVIEDCQCNPTPEECIRMPFLKTFFPDTPFESTVDVGKCSSPIATTGLHCSPTKFDTVVVGSPNGAEVVQTVENCEMKETCYRVSYLEYYYEIVYNSNGIKEERLKEIDVGRCLGGCSSGNHCLLKDSRNKDHCLVWAEGSSNGCVPQEYETHTFRSRNGHIRSIFAIKICKCQT from the exons ATGCTGGAGTGGTGAGCAGGCAGAATGACAGGAGGAATTTGTTTGCAGAGAGAGGCTGTTGTAAAAGGCAAAGCAATTTTGTTTACATTGGACAag ATATATCTGGCAGCCCAGTAAGTGTGGATGTTGGGCTGTGCAGGTCTCACTGTGGTGTCCCCCAAAGAATAAACTCTTACAGTTCTGGGTTCCCAGGACTTTCAAAGCATTCCTCTATGCTGGacttcctgaaaaataaaaag ttgcgagagagggtgccagacCCGCCTCTTACATCTGGATCTGAGCCCTCATGCCCCCTGGAGTCCAGCTGCCAACCCACTAAAGTTGGACTGGAGAGGGTGTTGCTCTTCCAAGGAATTCAGGAAGTGGAAGTGATAGAGGACTGTCAGTGCAACCCGACCCCAGAAGAGTGCATTCGAATGCCATTTCTGAAAACCTTCTTTCCAGACACCCCCTTTGAATCCACAGTGGATGTTGGAAAATGCTCTAGTCCCATAGCTACTACAG GGCTCCACTGTTCCCCCACTAAGTTTGACACAGTGGTTGTTGGTAGTCCAAATGGAGCAGAAGTTGTGCAAACTGTGGAAAATTGTGAAATGAAGGAAACTTGTTACAGAGTCAGCTACCTGGAATATTACTATGAAATTGTATACAATTCCAATGGCATCAAAGAGGAGAGACTTAAG GAAATTGATGTGGGAAGGTGCTTGGGAGGCTGTTCATCAGGAAATCACTGTCTTCTCAA AGATTCTCGTAACAAGGATCACTGCTTAGTTTGGGCAGAAGGTTCAAGTAACGGATGTGTCCCCCAGGAATACGAGACACACACATTCAGGAGCAGGAATGGACACATACGCTCCATATTTGCCATCAAGATCTGCAAATGCCAGACATAA